The stretch of DNA TGGCGCTGAGTGTAGAAGTCGATGCCGACGATGCTGCTGCTCAGCGCATTAAACGCCGGCAGGGTAGTCCAGGAATCCTTGAGCGTCAGGTAGAATGCGTTCTTGCCTGCTGCTTTGAATTTCTCGGCAACCGCGATGAACTCATCCCAGGTCTTTGGAACCTCTGCGCCCACCTCTGTAAACATAGCTTTGTTGTAGATAACACCGTTGGCGTTGGCGGCGAACGGAACGCCGTTCAATTGACTGTTGGCGGTATAGTTCTTCAGCATGTCGGCATAGGCCGGCTGAACATTTTTCACAACGGGATCATTGGAGAGATCCTCGAACAAGCTGCCGGTTGCAAGGCTCTTGAACGTATCGGTTGCTCCGATGCCGACAACATCCGGAATATCCTTCTTCGCGGCGCGTGTCTTCAGCAGGGTTTCGGCATCGGGCGGGTTCACCTGTTTAACGACGATATTCGGATTAGCTTCATTGAATTTGGCAACGAGTTTGTCAAAGGAAGTCTTCGCTTCGGCTTTGTTCTGGAAGAATTCAATTTCGACCTTGCCAGAGGAACTGCCGCCGTTTGCGCTGTTATCCGAAGAGCTGTTGCCGCAGGCGCCCAGTAGTGATATAGCGAGCATTCCTGCAAGTACGGTTGTCATTCCTTTTTTCATGTCAAATCCCCCTAAACTAAAATTTTATAGTAGAGTGCGGTGACGTAAGCGTTTAACCTTTTGAGCTGCGCAGTGGCCGTTTCCACTTCTAATATCATAATCAAAGGAAGGCAAACGCTTGCATTTTCAGTTAAACGTTTACGTTATATTGATAAAAAGACTCAGGTAAGCGTTCTTACCGTCTGTCTTTCTACAATTGAATGAGAGACAATGATTCCTTCCGCCGTTTCACCTGTTTCGATACTACGGATCAGTGTTTCGGCGGCGATTTTGCCCATTTCTTGAAGCGGCTGGCTAACCGTTGTCAACGGAGGAACGACCATGTTGGACAGCTGAACTCCGTCAAACCCAATGACCGAAATATCATCGGGAATCCTGATTCCGAGTTTATAGGCGGCCGAAAGTACGCCAATTGCCATTTCGTCACTGGCAGCGAACACGGCCGTTACATCGGGAACCGTCTGCAGTAGGGCTTCAAACTGAATGCATCCGCTTTCAAATCTGAAATCGCCATAAACGAGATATCGGCTGTCAAAAGGAATTTGGTGCTTCTGAAGCGCTCTTAAATATCCGTCCACACGAGGAGATCCAGCTAATACATCCTCTTTTCCACCGCTGATCATTGCGATTTTACGATGCCCTTTGCCGATGAGGTATTCTACCGCGTCGCATGCGGCCAAGCAGTCATCGACCTTCACGTAAGGAACTGTGGCGTAATTTGATTCGGAAGAGACGAGAACGACCGGGACGTTCATAGCTTGGATTGCTTCATAGTACTCCTCCTTTAACACACTGCTGGAGAAAATAATTCCGTCAACTTGCTTTTCCCGCAAAAGCTGCAGATACTTCAGGGTGCGTTTGCCGTCATCGTCGGTGTTGCAGACCACAATACTGTAATTTCGGCCATGGGCGTAATCTTCAACTCCCTGCAAAATATCCGAGGAGAAAGCGCTCGAAACATTCGGAAACAATACGCCGATCGTATGCGTACGCTTATTGATTAAGCCGCGTGCGATCGCGTTAGGCTGGTAACCAAGCTCTCGAATGACCTCATTAACCTTCTGCTTCGTTTTGTCTGAATATCCGCCCAAATTGTTCAGTACCCGGGAAACCGTGGCGATGGAAACGTTTGCCCTTTTAGCTACATCTTTAATTGTGGGATTCATACGCTTCCCCTCCAATACGGCTGGCAGCTTTAGTTAAGCGCTTTCTATAAATCTTAATGACTTACGCCAGATAACGTAAACGCTTAACTAAAATATAAACCTGAATTTGCGACCTGTCAATCAATAAAATTGAAAAAAATTCATGAGGATATTTAATGAAAACGCTTTATATTTTTTTATTGAAACGTTTCCAAAACTGTGTTACGATACGGTTATCAAAGAAGTTTAAGCGGAGGAAGCTTATGGCCAGTATTAAAGATGTTGCTAATTTGGCAGGTGTCGCCGTCGGTACCGTTTCCAGAGTCATTAATAATGCCGGGGCGGTTAAACCGGCAACCCGCGATAAGGTCAAGGCCGCTATCGAGCAGTTGAATTATGTGCCGGATGAGGTCGCGCGTAACTTTAAGATGCAGAAATCGAAGATGGTGGCCCTGATGCTGCCAAGCATTTGGCACCCGTTTTTTTCCGAGCTTGCCTACTTTATTGAAGATGAGCTCGACCAGGGCGGATTCAAGCTGATGCTATGCAACAGCGGGGGCAAGCCCGAGAAGGAATTGTATTACTTCGATATGCTGAAGCAGAACAAGGTGGCGGGAATTGTCGGGATCACCTATAACGATATTGAGAACAGCGTGAGCACGGATATCCCGATAATCAGCATCGACCGGCATTTCAACAAGCAGATTACCTGCGTGACCTCAGACAATTTCGAGGGAGGGCGAATTGCGCTCAGAGAGCTGGTCAAGGCCGGTGTGAAGAAACCCGCTTTCCTTGGCAATGTGCCTTCCGTATACAGCGAGACCGTACTTCGAAGGGACGGCTTCGTGCATGAAGCGCAGGCCCTTGGCATTCCCTACGCCGTGTACGAAGAACCCGATCCGCTTCGGGATGAGGATATGTACTACAGCACGTTCCTGCAGCAGCATCAAGACATTGACGGCGTATTCGCCATTACGGATATGACTGCGGCCAAATATATCGAGAAAGCCAAGCAGGCCGGGATTCGCGTTCCGGACGATGTGAAGGTAATCGGCTACGACGGCATCCAGGACCATCCCTTTTTCCATCCTCTGCTATCCACGATCCGTCAGCCTGTGGAGGAGATGGCGAGAACGGCCGTAAGGCTGCTGCTTAAGAAAGTGGAAGGGGAAAGCTTGGATCGTGAAGTCTACCGTATCCCTGTACAATATAGGGCGGGGGAGACGACCTGATTTTTTTACAATCAAAAGTGCAAGAAACGAACACCTGCAAGAGATGCTCATATCGTTGGCTTCGGGAGCATAAGTTAGGAAGGGCGGCACAGCCGTTTCTTCTGGTGTTAATTGGAAACGTTTCAAAAAAGGCGGCATGAGATCCAACCCATAGATGATCTAACAGGACGGAGGAGGAGATGAGACCTTTACACATGCAGAGATTCAGTCGGCATAACTATTGGGATACCCGGGGCGGGCGCGGCGACATTCACACTCTTTATGCGGCCTGAAATGATACCGCTGTCAAAGATCGGCCGGAAGACGAATAGCGCAGACGATGCACAAACCTTGTATAACATGTTGCATTAACGACTACGTACATCGAATTGCCAGGGGGAGTCAAATATGAGAAAGCTGAAAGCTGCCCGAAAAAATTGGGAACTGTATTTGCTGCTTATTCTGCCTGTAGCCTACTTTATTATTTTTCGGTATGTCCCCATGTACGGCGTGCAGATCGCTTTTAAAGACTTTACGCCGCGCGCCGGAATATGGGGAAGTCCCTGGGTGGGATTTCAGTATTTCCGGGAGTTTTTTGAATCCTATAACTTCTGGACGATCATCAAGAACACCGTTCTGCTTAGCCTTTTGAACCTGGTGATCTCATTTCCCATTCCTGTAATTATCGCCATTCTGCTGAATCAATTGGCCAGGGAGAAGCTGAAGAAGTTCGTTCAAACCGTAATCTATGCCCCTTATTTTATTTCGACCGTAGTGCTGGCCGGCATGATTATTGTGTTTCTGTCGCCGAACAGCGGGCTGATCAATCATATCATCGGAGCGTTCGGAGGGGAACCGGTGCTGTTCATGTCCGAAGCCGGCTGGTTCCGCCCGGTTTATATTATGAGTACGGTTTGGCAGGAAACGGGGTTCGCCACCATCATTTATTTGGCCGCTCTGGCCGGTATCGACCCGCATCTTCATGAAGCCGCCGTCGTGGACGGAGCAAACAAATGGCAGCGAATCCGCCATATCGATTTGACCGGCATACTTCCCACCATTACCGTGCTGTTTATTCTGGCCGTAGGCAACCTGATGAACGTTGGGTTTGAAAAAGCCTTTCTGCTGCAAACCGACCTGAATATCGACGCGTCGGAGATCATTTCGACCTATGTATACAAAATCGGTATTCAGCGCGCGCAGTACAGCTTCTCGGCGGCGATCGGACTGTTTAACGCGGCCATCAATCTGGTGCTCCTGCTTATCGTAAACCGGGCAGCCAAAAAAATAAGCGGGAACGGATTGTTTTAGAAAGGGGGAGATTGAGCATGTTTCGAGTGAAAAGAAAGCTGAAAAGCGATATTGCTTTCGATGTGGTGAATTTCATCGTGCTGGGCGGATTTACGCTGATGATTTTATATCCGCTTTATTTTATCGTAATCGCTTCCATAAGCGATCCGAACCAAATTTACGCGGGCAATGTATGGCTGTGGCCCAAGTCGATTACCTTTGACGGCTACCGGCGGATTTTCAGCGATAACACCATTTGGATTGGTTACCGGAACTCCTTATTCTACGCAGCGCTCGCGGCTGTCATCAGTTCGGTTCTGACTGTTATGGCGGCTTATCCGCTGTCGCGCAAAGATCTTTACGGCCGGAACGTCTTCATGATGATTTTTGTCGTCACCCTCTTTTTTAACGGCGGAATTATCCCGACCTATCTGCTTGTCAAAGATCTTCATATGATCAATACCATCTGGGCGGTTG from Paenibacillus sophorae encodes:
- a CDS encoding ABC transporter permease, which gives rise to MRKLKAARKNWELYLLLILPVAYFIIFRYVPMYGVQIAFKDFTPRAGIWGSPWVGFQYFREFFESYNFWTIIKNTVLLSLLNLVISFPIPVIIAILLNQLAREKLKKFVQTVIYAPYFISTVVLAGMIIVFLSPNSGLINHIIGAFGGEPVLFMSEAGWFRPVYIMSTVWQETGFATIIYLAALAGIDPHLHEAAVVDGANKWQRIRHIDLTGILPTITVLFILAVGNLMNVGFEKAFLLQTDLNIDASEIISTYVYKIGIQRAQYSFSAAIGLFNAAINLVLLLIVNRAAKKISGNGLF
- a CDS encoding LacI family DNA-binding transcriptional regulator; the encoded protein is MNPTIKDVAKRANVSIATVSRVLNNLGGYSDKTKQKVNEVIRELGYQPNAIARGLINKRTHTIGVLFPNVSSAFSSDILQGVEDYAHGRNYSIVVCNTDDDGKRTLKYLQLLREKQVDGIIFSSSVLKEEYYEAIQAMNVPVVLVSSESNYATVPYVKVDDCLAACDAVEYLIGKGHRKIAMISGGKEDVLAGSPRVDGYLRALQKHQIPFDSRYLVYGDFRFESGCIQFEALLQTVPDVTAVFAASDEMAIGVLSAAYKLGIRIPDDISVIGFDGVQLSNMVVPPLTTVSQPLQEMGKIAAETLIRSIETGETAEGIIVSHSIVERQTVRTLT
- a CDS encoding LacI family DNA-binding transcriptional regulator is translated as MASIKDVANLAGVAVGTVSRVINNAGAVKPATRDKVKAAIEQLNYVPDEVARNFKMQKSKMVALMLPSIWHPFFSELAYFIEDELDQGGFKLMLCNSGGKPEKELYYFDMLKQNKVAGIVGITYNDIENSVSTDIPIISIDRHFNKQITCVTSDNFEGGRIALRELVKAGVKKPAFLGNVPSVYSETVLRRDGFVHEAQALGIPYAVYEEPDPLRDEDMYYSTFLQQHQDIDGVFAITDMTAAKYIEKAKQAGIRVPDDVKVIGYDGIQDHPFFHPLLSTIRQPVEEMARTAVRLLLKKVEGESLDREVYRIPVQYRAGETT
- a CDS encoding ABC transporter substrate-binding protein, producing the protein MKKGMTTVLAGMLAISLLGACGNSSSDNSANGGSSSGKVEIEFFQNKAEAKTSFDKLVAKFNEANPNIVVKQVNPPDAETLLKTRAAKKDIPDVVGIGATDTFKSLATGSLFEDLSNDPVVKNVQPAYADMLKNYTANSQLNGVPFAANANGVIYNKAMFTEVGAEVPKTWDEFIAVAEKFKAAGKNAFYLTLKDSWTTLPAFNALSSSIVGIDFYTQRHAGSAKFTGTINEVVQKQLQLTEYAQKDIYGKTYNDGNVAFAKGEAAMYLQGVWAIPEIQKANPSIDLGVFVLPATNDPSKNKLVTGVDTLLAISKTTKHKEEAKKFIDFMMQPENVKQYITEQKAFPTITGVTQDDKTVEGLKEAFTAGNLVDFSDHYIPAAMKIDTLLQEFLQKKDVDAFVSKLDTEWDKVADRK